In one window of Pseudomonas chlororaphis subsp. chlororaphis DNA:
- a CDS encoding class I SAM-dependent methyltransferase yields MPTPESTLLHSWQYNAQAWIDAIRGGAIQSRVEVTDQAILLAVLGRQPERVLDLGCGEGWLLRALAQRGIEAVGVDGDAALVEAARAAGSATVHVASYAALAEAQVDIGRDYELICANFALLHQDIIPLLAAMHALLAPGGALAIQTLHPWSAAAGDYQDGWREETFAGLKGQWQPMPWYFRTLSSWLNALDMAGFQLASLHEPQHPQSPVPQSLLLVAERRG; encoded by the coding sequence ATGCCCACTCCCGAATCCACCCTGCTGCACAGCTGGCAGTACAACGCCCAGGCCTGGATCGACGCCATCCGCGGCGGCGCCATTCAAAGCCGCGTCGAGGTCACCGACCAGGCGATCCTGCTGGCGGTGCTGGGCCGTCAGCCCGAGCGCGTGCTCGACCTGGGGTGCGGCGAAGGCTGGCTGTTGCGCGCCCTGGCGCAACGGGGCATCGAGGCGGTCGGGGTGGATGGCGATGCGGCCCTGGTGGAGGCGGCGCGGGCGGCGGGCTCGGCAACGGTGCATGTGGCCAGCTATGCAGCGCTGGCGGAAGCGCAAGTAGACATCGGCCGCGACTACGAGCTGATCTGCGCCAACTTCGCCCTGCTGCACCAGGACATCATCCCGCTGCTGGCCGCCATGCACGCCCTGCTCGCCCCGGGCGGCGCGCTGGCGATCCAGACCCTGCACCCCTGGAGCGCCGCGGCCGGCGACTACCAGGATGGCTGGCGCGAAGAGACCTTCGCCGGGCTCAAGGGCCAGTGGCAACCCATGCCCTGGTACTTCCGCACCCTGTCCAGCTGGCTCAACGCCCTGGACATGGCCGGCTTCCAGCTCGCCAGCCTGCACGAACCGCAGCACCCACAAAGCCCGGTGCCACAGTCGTTGCTGTTGGTGGCCGAGCGGCGCGGATAA
- a CDS encoding TerC family protein translates to MQSLHIGEPWMWFAFIAFVLAMLALDLFVLGGRKAHRVSVREASCWVIAWSTLALAFAGLLWWYLQGEFGPEIAQRKTLEFLTGYLIEQSLSIDNMFIFVMIFGYFAVPPELQRRVLLYGVLGAIVMRAAMIFAGVWLVSQFAWLLYAFGVFLIITGIKMLLFAHRQPDLARNPLLRWIQGHLRITSGFHDEHFFVKQDGRRWATPMFLVLVLIEASDLMFAVDSIPAIFAITTDPFIVFTSNIFAIMGLRALYFLLADMAERFHLLKYGLAIVLVFIGSKMTLMPWLHMPVEWSLATVGGIILASVLLSLITSRNKSPDEDRMRIL, encoded by the coding sequence ATGCAGTCCCTGCACATCGGCGAACCCTGGATGTGGTTCGCCTTCATCGCCTTCGTTCTGGCCATGCTGGCCTTGGACCTGTTTGTCCTCGGCGGGCGCAAGGCCCATCGTGTATCGGTACGCGAAGCGTCGTGCTGGGTGATTGCCTGGTCCACGCTGGCGCTGGCCTTCGCGGGATTGCTCTGGTGGTATCTGCAGGGTGAGTTCGGGCCTGAGATCGCCCAACGCAAGACCCTGGAATTCCTCACCGGCTATCTGATCGAGCAGTCGCTGTCGATCGACAATATGTTCATCTTCGTGATGATTTTCGGCTACTTTGCCGTGCCGCCGGAGTTGCAGCGCCGGGTGTTGCTGTACGGTGTGCTCGGGGCGATCGTGATGCGCGCAGCGATGATTTTCGCCGGTGTGTGGCTGGTGTCGCAGTTCGCGTGGCTGCTGTATGCGTTCGGCGTGTTCCTGATCATCACCGGGATCAAGATGCTGCTGTTCGCCCATCGGCAGCCCGACCTCGCCAGGAACCCCCTGTTGCGCTGGATACAGGGCCATCTGCGGATCACCAGCGGCTTTCATGACGAGCATTTTTTCGTCAAGCAGGACGGTCGGCGCTGGGCCACGCCGATGTTCCTGGTGCTGGTGCTGATCGAGGCCAGTGACCTGATGTTCGCGGTCGACAGCATCCCGGCGATCTTCGCCATCACCACCGACCCGTTCATTGTGTTCACCTCGAACATTTTCGCGATCATGGGCCTGCGCGCCCTGTACTTCCTGCTGGCCGACATGGCCGAGCGCTTCCACCTGCTCAAGTACGGCCTGGCGATCGTGCTGGTGTTCATCGGCAGCAAGATGACGCTGATGCCCTGGCTGCACATGCCGGTGGAATGGTCGCTGGCCACTGTCGGCGGAATCATTCTGGCTTCGGTGCTGCTGAGCCTGATCACCAGTCGCAACAAATCGCCTGACGAGGACCGGATGCGCATCCTCTAG
- a CDS encoding SDR family NAD(P)-dependent oxidoreductase, with amino-acid sequence MYDLQGKVVLITGAAGGIGAASARELYARGASLVLTDTSQDAVDKLAQEFNSQRVLPLAFDVTDAEAAKAVVRQAVERFDRLDVAFANAGISWRGVPATLRTCDEAEFRRIIEVDLFGVWHTMRAALPEVVRNRGQVLVTSSTYAYLNGMANAPYAASKAAVESLARSLRAELSATGASASVLYPGWTATAIAKVAFGGNAIATQMNETLLPAFLHRAIAPEKVARGVVRGLQKRQPRIVVPARWAPISLMRGLFNVFTDWHLARHARLQRLLHQLEEETVRTQPQVDAHYLLKVHP; translated from the coding sequence ATGTACGACCTTCAAGGCAAAGTGGTTCTGATCACCGGCGCGGCTGGCGGCATCGGTGCCGCCAGTGCACGCGAACTGTATGCGCGGGGCGCCAGCCTGGTGCTGACCGATACCTCGCAGGACGCGGTGGACAAGCTGGCCCAGGAGTTCAACAGCCAACGCGTGTTGCCGCTGGCGTTCGACGTCACCGACGCCGAGGCGGCGAAGGCGGTGGTACGCCAGGCAGTCGAGCGCTTCGACCGTCTCGATGTGGCCTTCGCCAATGCCGGCATCTCCTGGCGGGGCGTACCTGCGACCCTACGCACCTGCGACGAAGCGGAGTTCCGCCGCATCATTGAGGTGGATCTGTTTGGTGTGTGGCACACGATGCGCGCCGCACTGCCGGAGGTCGTACGCAACCGGGGCCAGGTGCTGGTCACGTCGTCTACCTATGCCTACTTGAACGGCATGGCCAACGCGCCCTATGCCGCGAGCAAAGCAGCGGTGGAGTCGCTGGCACGCTCGCTGCGCGCCGAGCTGAGTGCGACCGGGGCCAGCGCCAGCGTGCTCTATCCCGGCTGGACGGCGACCGCCATCGCCAAGGTTGCCTTCGGTGGCAACGCCATCGCCACCCAGATGAACGAGACCCTATTGCCGGCCTTCCTGCACCGAGCGATTGCGCCGGAAAAGGTGGCACGTGGCGTGGTGCGCGGGCTGCAAAAGCGCCAGCCGCGCATTGTTGTACCGGCTCGCTGGGCGCCCATCTCCCTGATGCGCGGCCTGTTCAACGTTTTCACCGACTGGCATCTGGCACGCCATGCCCGCCTGCAACGGTTGCTCCACCAGTTGGAAGAAGAAACCGTTCGCACCCAGCCCCAGGTTGATGCCCACTACTTGCTTAAGGTTCACCCATGA
- a CDS encoding GNAT family N-acetyltransferase, whose translation MPPFKMRELSRTDTQALLAFETRNREWFESHIEARAPAFYSLQGVAEHIEGYLAAFAAGTWHPWVIEDCSGNIIGRANLKNIDTAQRSAEVGYRIAQSACGQGLATQALRQLIEQARTRWQLTQLVAYVYPENLGSTKVVERCGFLPEQPAEDGKAGAERRFVLPI comes from the coding sequence ATGCCGCCATTCAAAATGCGCGAGCTAAGCCGTACCGATACGCAAGCGCTGCTGGCGTTCGAAACCCGGAACCGTGAGTGGTTCGAATCCCATATCGAGGCGCGCGCCCCGGCCTTTTATTCGTTGCAGGGCGTCGCCGAGCATATCGAGGGCTATCTGGCCGCTTTCGCGGCCGGCACCTGGCACCCCTGGGTGATCGAGGATTGCAGCGGAAACATCATCGGTCGCGCCAACCTGAAAAACATCGATACCGCGCAGCGCTCCGCCGAAGTCGGCTATCGGATTGCCCAAAGCGCCTGCGGCCAGGGGCTTGCGACACAGGCGCTGCGGCAACTGATCGAGCAAGCGCGGACGCGCTGGCAACTGACGCAGCTGGTGGCTTATGTCTACCCGGAAAATCTCGGCTCGACCAAGGTCGTGGAACGCTGCGGGTTCTTGCCGGAGCAGCCCGCAGAAGACGGCAAGGCGGGAGCCGAGCGCCGGTTCGTTCTCCCGATCTAG
- a CDS encoding LysR family transcriptional regulator: MVSEANWDDLRLLLAVSRRGSFLQAGQLLGIAASTVSRRLTQLEEALGEPLVERGVEGCRLTSRGQSLVEVAQAAEAGLRRQTVTGMSALDSELSGSVLVSAGEGFASCVLEAASRFTALHPRCTVELLVAADFHKIVRGVADIAVRTAHLGEPSLIYRPMGRLAYGVFAAADYLRRFPQVTPATAVNIGLLPPLDMLPQVRAAKAAGLERAQISVNSFALQLDAVRRGLGVAVLPRVLAQDLVGLFPQLQLPDMEVYLVTRPQALKQAHISCFFAILQQVLFEALALEKVEGDALGGEA; encoded by the coding sequence ATGGTGTCGGAAGCGAATTGGGACGATCTTCGCCTGTTGTTGGCCGTCTCGCGGCGTGGCAGTTTTCTGCAGGCGGGCCAGTTGCTGGGGATCGCGGCGTCTACCGTGTCCCGTCGGTTGACCCAGCTTGAGGAGGCCCTGGGCGAGCCGCTCGTCGAACGCGGTGTCGAAGGATGCCGGTTGACCTCGCGGGGCCAGTCCCTGGTGGAAGTCGCCCAGGCGGCGGAAGCGGGCTTGAGGCGGCAAACCGTGACTGGTATGTCCGCGCTGGACAGCGAGCTGTCGGGCAGTGTCCTGGTCAGTGCGGGGGAGGGTTTTGCGTCGTGCGTGCTGGAAGCTGCGAGTCGTTTCACCGCGCTTCACCCGCGTTGCACGGTGGAATTGCTGGTGGCCGCCGACTTTCACAAGATCGTGCGCGGCGTGGCCGACATCGCGGTGCGCACCGCGCACCTGGGCGAGCCGTCATTGATTTATCGACCCATGGGCCGGCTCGCCTACGGGGTCTTCGCCGCTGCGGATTATCTGCGGCGGTTTCCACAGGTGACGCCGGCCACGGCCGTCAATATCGGCCTGCTGCCGCCGCTGGACATGCTGCCGCAAGTGCGCGCGGCCAAGGCCGCCGGCCTGGAGCGCGCGCAGATCAGCGTGAACTCGTTCGCCCTGCAGCTGGACGCGGTGCGGCGTGGCCTGGGGGTGGCGGTACTGCCGCGTGTTCTGGCGCAGGACCTGGTCGGCTTGTTCCCGCAGCTCCAGCTTCCTGATATGGAGGTCTACCTGGTGACCCGGCCACAGGCCTTGAAGCAGGCTCATATCAGCTGTTTCTTTGCCATTCTGCAGCAGGTGCTGTTCGAAGCCCTGGCCCTGGAGAAGGTTGAAGGTGATGCCTTGGGGGGCGAGGCCTGA
- a CDS encoding tetratricopeptide repeat protein yields MPTKSFLPGLILALCAAASHCSVAAERKASQQSNNASTTLIESASQQYADGQLDRAAATLERALHIQPNNPATLHYLGVLRLQQGQYQQAEALATRSNMRVGRNLALRNRNLQLIQAAQKALASNTPPNADERLVAVREGLEEEVKRRREAETVAAEQPTPDTERRPEPLTREAAENTANWPTGDRPSPEGQLRMTSAEPAPRYEEIEIPRGHRPPPGKCRIWFPDRPPGHQPKPGKCKKLRDRVPSGAYLVQG; encoded by the coding sequence ATGCCAACCAAGAGTTTTCTGCCGGGTCTGATCCTGGCGCTCTGCGCAGCCGCGTCGCATTGTTCGGTTGCGGCCGAGCGCAAAGCCTCTCAGCAAAGCAACAACGCTTCAACAACCCTGATTGAATCCGCCTCGCAGCAGTATGCAGATGGCCAGTTGGACCGGGCCGCTGCCACGCTGGAGCGTGCCCTGCATATCCAGCCGAACAATCCCGCGACGCTGCACTACCTCGGTGTGTTGCGCCTTCAGCAAGGGCAGTATCAGCAGGCTGAAGCGCTGGCGACGCGCTCCAACATGCGGGTTGGTCGCAACCTCGCGTTACGCAATCGCAACCTCCAATTGATCCAGGCAGCGCAGAAGGCCCTGGCGTCGAATACCCCACCCAACGCCGACGAGCGTCTGGTTGCAGTACGGGAGGGCCTGGAAGAAGAGGTTAAAAGGCGCCGTGAAGCAGAAACTGTCGCGGCTGAGCAGCCCACGCCGGACACTGAACGCCGCCCTGAGCCCCTCACTCGCGAAGCGGCGGAGAACACAGCGAACTGGCCGACGGGTGACAGGCCAAGTCCCGAAGGGCAACTGCGAATGACTTCCGCCGAGCCAGCCCCCAGGTACGAGGAGATTGAAATTCCCCGTGGCCATCGGCCGCCTCCAGGTAAATGTCGAATCTGGTTTCCCGATCGTCCGCCGGGGCATCAGCCCAAACCCGGCAAATGCAAGAAGCTGCGCGATCGGGTTCCGTCCGGAGCCTACCTGGTGCAGGGTTGA
- a CDS encoding SDR family oxidoreductase: protein MRRAFVTGATGLLGNNLVRELLARGCAVKALVRSRAKGEQQFKNLSGVELVVGDMGDVEAFAAALGGCDTVFHTAAFFRDNYKGGSHWQELEKINVIGTRELLEQAYRAGIRRFIHTSSIAVLDGAPGSSIDETCLRADANADGYYRSKILADRAVLAFLEAHPKMQACMVLPGWMWGPGDLGPTSSGQLVNDVLHGKLPGLIPGSFSVVDARDVALAQIAAARHGRSGERYLAAGRHMTMAELMPVLGRIAGVKTPARYVPLPLLYTLAAMQEVYARLTGKPILLSMATLRLLVREKDRSRFNHRKSAQELGLNFRALELTITDTVAWYRDRDWFETQGARHTRAMAED, encoded by the coding sequence ATGCGTCGTGCATTCGTGACTGGCGCCACCGGTTTGCTGGGCAACAACCTGGTGCGTGAATTGCTCGCGCGTGGCTGCGCGGTCAAGGCCCTGGTGCGCTCGAGGGCCAAGGGTGAACAGCAGTTCAAGAACCTGTCGGGCGTGGAACTGGTCGTTGGCGACATGGGCGATGTCGAGGCCTTCGCCGCGGCCCTGGGAGGCTGCGATACGGTGTTTCACACCGCGGCGTTCTTTCGCGACAACTACAAGGGCGGCAGCCACTGGCAGGAACTGGAAAAGATCAATGTCATCGGCACCCGGGAACTGCTCGAGCAGGCCTACCGCGCCGGTATCCGCCGGTTCATCCATACGTCCTCGATTGCCGTGCTCGACGGCGCGCCTGGCAGCTCCATCGATGAGACCTGCCTGCGCGCCGACGCCAACGCGGATGGCTACTACCGCAGCAAGATCCTCGCCGACCGTGCCGTCCTGGCGTTCCTCGAGGCCCATCCCAAGATGCAGGCCTGCATGGTCCTGCCGGGCTGGATGTGGGGCCCTGGCGACCTGGGCCCGACCTCCTCGGGGCAGTTGGTCAACGATGTCCTGCACGGCAAGTTGCCCGGGCTGATCCCCGGCAGCTTTTCCGTCGTCGATGCCCGCGATGTGGCCTTGGCGCAGATTGCCGCGGCCAGGCACGGGCGCAGCGGTGAACGCTATCTGGCGGCGGGCCGGCATATGACCATGGCCGAGCTGATGCCTGTACTCGGGCGTATCGCGGGGGTCAAGACCCCTGCTCGCTACGTGCCGCTGCCCCTTCTCTACACCCTGGCGGCGATGCAAGAGGTCTACGCGCGCCTGACCGGCAAACCCATCCTGCTGAGCATGGCCACCCTGCGCCTGCTGGTACGGGAGAAGGATCGCAGCCGTTTCAACCACCGCAAGAGCGCACAAGAACTGGGCCTGAACTTTCGAGCGCTGGAGCTGACGATCACCGACACCGTGGCGTGGTACCGCGACCGCGACTGGTTTGAAACCCAGGGTGCAAGACACACCCGCGCCATGGCCGAAGACTGA
- a CDS encoding AraC family transcriptional regulator, which yields MSQPLYRRVVPETYVQLLYEYLEALGHEPESVLGQPWPTPAQEGVGGVDVECWDRLLVTATQVLGDPLLGLHLGQTISARHIGVLGSVLLACGNLGTALQRLERYIRLVYDVIPMTRRDGDGWFELVWDVSQYQPGPLVNETGMVAIVQFCRALVRGTANPLRIDFNHPGPLDTSPYEAFFGCPVRFGQAEAVLRFSAQLLELPFKSPDPALVSLLEQHADRLLAQLPQQDEFVAQLRKAITHALREGEPSIERISPQLGTSSRTLQRRLKEAGTSFRDELNLVRHELALSYLRDPRLQIVDIAMLLGYSEHSAFTRAFKEWSGRSPHETRQLNSEKY from the coding sequence ATGAGCCAGCCTTTGTATAGGCGCGTGGTGCCCGAGACCTACGTGCAACTGCTCTATGAATACCTGGAGGCGCTCGGTCACGAGCCCGAGTCGGTGCTTGGTCAGCCCTGGCCCACACCTGCCCAGGAGGGTGTCGGCGGCGTTGACGTGGAATGCTGGGATCGCCTGCTGGTGACAGCGACGCAAGTGCTAGGCGATCCGCTGTTGGGCCTGCACCTCGGTCAAACCATCAGCGCTCGGCATATCGGTGTGCTCGGATCGGTGCTGCTGGCCTGCGGTAATCTCGGTACGGCTCTGCAACGCCTGGAGCGCTACATTCGCTTGGTGTACGACGTCATTCCCATGACTCGCCGCGACGGCGACGGCTGGTTCGAACTGGTCTGGGATGTCAGCCAGTACCAGCCAGGCCCCTTGGTGAACGAAACCGGTATGGTTGCCATAGTGCAGTTCTGCCGTGCCCTGGTGCGCGGCACCGCCAACCCGTTGCGGATCGATTTCAATCATCCCGGTCCCCTCGACACCAGCCCGTATGAAGCCTTCTTCGGCTGCCCGGTACGCTTCGGTCAAGCCGAGGCGGTCCTGCGTTTCTCCGCGCAACTGCTCGAACTGCCCTTCAAGAGCCCCGACCCGGCGCTGGTCTCCCTGTTGGAACAACATGCGGATCGCCTGTTGGCCCAGTTGCCACAACAGGATGAATTCGTGGCACAGCTGCGCAAGGCCATCACCCATGCCTTGCGCGAAGGTGAGCCGAGCATCGAGCGGATTAGCCCTCAACTGGGCACCTCGTCACGCACGCTACAGCGCCGTCTGAAAGAGGCCGGCACCAGCTTTCGCGATGAGCTGAACCTGGTCCGCCACGAACTGGCGCTGTCGTACCTGCGCGATCCACGCCTGCAAATCGTGGATATCGCCATGCTGCTGGGCTATTCGGAGCACAGCGCCTTCACTCGCGCCTTCAAGGAGTGGAGCGGAAGGTCGCCCCATGAGACCAGGCAACTTAACTCGGAGAAATACTGA
- a CDS encoding alpha/beta hydrolase, which yields MNTITDLLAPATIQFFSNGSRCVADFYRPLGAGPFPVVVMAHGLGGTRKMRLPAFAERFAAAGHACLVFDYRHFGDSEGEPRQLLDINRQLEDWKAAIAHARRLADVNPERIVIWGTSFGGGHVLATAAGDAGVAAVISQCPFTDGLSSSLAIKPLVSLRLTLMALADRIGSWFGAKPILVPLAGRPGDTAFMTSPDAWSGYNGLIPSGARIRKEAAARFALDIIRYYPGRSTPRIQAPVLFCVCDPDSVAPAKQTLRHARRAPRHEIKRYAHGHFDIYVGEAFEQVVGDQLDFLKRNVPSIPTKR from the coding sequence ATGAACACGATCACCGATCTTCTGGCACCAGCGACAATCCAGTTCTTCTCCAACGGCTCGCGTTGCGTTGCCGATTTTTACCGCCCACTGGGTGCCGGACCTTTCCCGGTGGTAGTGATGGCACATGGACTTGGCGGGACGCGCAAGATGCGTTTGCCTGCCTTTGCCGAACGCTTCGCCGCCGCCGGCCACGCCTGCCTGGTGTTCGACTATCGCCACTTCGGCGACAGCGAGGGTGAGCCACGCCAACTGCTGGATATCAACCGCCAACTCGAAGACTGGAAAGCCGCGATAGCTCACGCCCGTCGACTCGCGGATGTGAACCCGGAGCGTATCGTTATCTGGGGCACCTCGTTCGGTGGCGGACATGTGCTGGCCACCGCGGCCGGCGATGCCGGTGTGGCCGCTGTCATCTCACAATGTCCCTTCACCGACGGTCTGAGCTCTAGTCTTGCCATCAAGCCCCTGGTATCTCTTCGCCTCACCTTAATGGCCCTGGCCGACCGAATCGGTTCGTGGTTCGGCGCCAAACCCATTCTGGTTCCGCTCGCCGGTCGACCTGGCGATACGGCATTCATGACTTCGCCGGATGCCTGGAGCGGCTATAACGGGCTGATCCCGTCAGGTGCGCGTATCCGTAAAGAGGCCGCCGCGCGCTTTGCCCTGGACATCATTCGCTACTACCCCGGGCGCAGTACACCTCGTATCCAGGCCCCCGTGCTGTTCTGCGTGTGCGATCCCGACAGCGTGGCACCGGCGAAGCAGACGCTGCGTCATGCCCGGCGCGCGCCACGTCATGAGATCAAGCGCTATGCCCATGGGCACTTCGATATTTATGTGGGCGAAGCCTTCGAGCAGGTGGTGGGTGATCAACTCGACTTTCTCAAGCGCAACGTGCCAAGCATCCCAACGAAGAGATAA
- a CDS encoding ester cyclase has translation MPIGPNDYAQHAANAFNRRDVEALLALVSENFTYLDGMGIQVGREAMRQRETALFEAFPDAHVIFNPFAVGADRLALTAMLSGTFAAPLVLPDRVLAPHGRFIAVHYAAHFTFKDGLAIHQEVFFDSAVLMPSAEPSEG, from the coding sequence ATGCCGATTGGCCCCAACGACTATGCGCAACACGCCGCCAATGCCTTCAACCGCCGCGATGTGGAGGCGCTGCTGGCGCTGGTGAGCGAAAACTTCACCTACCTCGATGGCATGGGGATACAAGTGGGCCGCGAGGCCATGCGCCAACGAGAAACCGCGTTGTTCGAAGCCTTCCCCGATGCCCACGTGATCTTCAACCCGTTCGCCGTCGGGGCCGATCGTCTGGCGCTGACGGCCATGCTGAGCGGCACCTTTGCAGCGCCCCTGGTGCTGCCGGACCGGGTGCTTGCGCCCCATGGACGCTTTATTGCCGTGCACTACGCCGCACACTTCACCTTCAAGGACGGGTTGGCCATCCATCAAGAGGTGTTCTTCGACAGCGCGGTGTTGATGCCGTCAGCCGAACCGAGTGAGGGTTGA
- the estP gene encoding esterase EstP, translating to MIKKTLFVPLASSLLSLACAQAIATPSPSPYSKFIVFGDSLSSSGQVADPGGPAGSSYRATNRTGPVYLDGSGEEYAAVAPQLLGARLGFSADQLAGSTSAARAREGLPDGDNWAVGGYRTDQILDSITTTSTVGDRSRPGYLPSNNFRADPNALYYLTGGANDFYQGGATRLDQADAAAGRLVDSVQALQQAGARYIMVWLLPDLGLTPLLNGTALQAFTSQLSNRFNSELVRQLRTVDAEVIPLNIPALLKEGFTNPGQFGLATDQNLMTTCFSGKGCTENARYGIHSATPDPSKLIYNDAVHPTEAGQRLIADYAYSLLAAPWEITLLPEMAQGTLRAHQDELRNQWQADWENWQGVGQWRAIVAAGGQHQDFDSQRSGASADGNGFNLNIGGSYRLDEAWRVGVLAGAYRQKLEAGSNDSDYKLNTYLGTAFVQYQQNRWWADAAATAGHLDYDNLKRKFDLGPNERGEKGDTSGDVLAFSARLGYDIAQQASSPWHLSPFISADYARVKVDGYSEDGNDSTALTFDDQKRTSRRLGIGLQGKYQITRQTQVFGEIAHEKEYEDDTQKLTMALNSLPDNRYTLEGYTPQTNLNRLNLGVSHKLTQDLALRASYNIRKDDDFTQQGINVGLSLDF from the coding sequence ATGATTAAAAAGACGTTGTTCGTACCACTCGCCAGCAGTCTTTTGTCCCTGGCCTGCGCTCAAGCGATCGCAACTCCCTCTCCCTCTCCCTATTCCAAGTTTATAGTCTTCGGCGATAGCCTCAGCAGTTCCGGGCAGGTTGCCGACCCTGGCGGTCCCGCGGGGTCTTCTTATCGTGCGACCAATCGCACGGGGCCGGTCTACCTGGACGGCAGTGGGGAAGAGTATGCCGCTGTCGCCCCGCAATTGCTGGGCGCCAGACTCGGGTTCTCGGCCGACCAGCTCGCCGGCTCGACCTCGGCCGCCCGCGCCAGAGAGGGCCTGCCTGACGGCGACAACTGGGCGGTCGGCGGCTACCGTACCGACCAGATTCTCGATTCGATCACCACCACTTCGACTGTCGGCGACCGTAGTCGCCCCGGTTATCTGCCGTCGAACAACTTTCGCGCCGACCCGAACGCCCTCTACTACCTGACCGGTGGCGCCAACGACTTCTACCAGGGTGGTGCCACCCGTCTCGACCAGGCCGACGCCGCGGCCGGCCGCCTGGTGGACAGCGTGCAAGCCCTGCAACAGGCTGGTGCCCGCTATATCATGGTCTGGCTGCTGCCGGATCTCGGCCTGACCCCATTGCTCAACGGCACTGCGCTGCAGGCATTCACCTCGCAGCTCAGCAACCGGTTCAACAGCGAGCTGGTTCGCCAGTTGCGTACGGTCGATGCCGAGGTCATTCCCCTCAACATCCCGGCGCTCTTGAAAGAGGGCTTCACCAATCCCGGACAGTTCGGCCTGGCCACCGATCAGAACCTGATGACCACCTGCTTCAGCGGTAAAGGCTGCACGGAAAACGCCCGCTATGGCATTCACAGCGCCACGCCGGACCCGAGCAAGCTGATCTACAACGACGCGGTCCACCCCACCGAAGCCGGCCAACGGCTGATCGCCGATTACGCTTACTCCTTGCTGGCGGCGCCCTGGGAAATAACCCTGCTCCCGGAAATGGCCCAGGGCACCCTGCGCGCGCATCAAGATGAGCTGCGTAATCAATGGCAGGCCGACTGGGAAAACTGGCAGGGCGTGGGTCAATGGCGGGCGATTGTCGCCGCGGGCGGCCAGCACCAGGACTTCGACAGCCAGCGCAGCGGCGCCAGTGCCGACGGCAACGGCTTCAACCTGAACATCGGCGGCAGCTACCGGCTCGACGAGGCCTGGCGAGTCGGCGTGCTGGCCGGCGCCTATCGGCAGAAGCTCGAAGCGGGCAGCAACGACTCGGACTACAAGCTCAACACCTACCTGGGCACCGCCTTCGTCCAGTACCAGCAAAACCGCTGGTGGGCCGACGCGGCAGCCACCGCCGGGCACCTGGACTACGACAACCTCAAGCGCAAATTCGACCTGGGGCCCAATGAGCGCGGGGAAAAAGGCGACACCAGCGGCGATGTCCTGGCCTTCAGCGCTCGCCTGGGCTACGACATCGCGCAGCAGGCCAGCAGCCCGTGGCACCTGTCGCCGTTCATCAGCGCCGACTATGCGCGGGTCAAGGTCGACGGCTACTCCGAGGACGGCAACGACTCCACCGCGCTGACCTTCGATGACCAGAAACGCACGTCGCGGCGCCTGGGCATCGGTCTGCAGGGCAAGTACCAGATCACCCGGCAAACCCAGGTGTTCGGCGAAATCGCCCACGAAAAGGAATACGAGGACGATACCCAGAAGCTGACCATGGCCCTCAACAGCCTGCCGGATAACCGCTACACCCTGGAAGGCTACACCCCGCAGACCAACCTCAACCGCCTGAACCTCGGGGTCAGCCACAAGCTCACCCAGGACCTGGCCTTGCGCGCCAGCTACAACATCCGCAAGGACGATGACTTCACCCAGCAAGGCATCAACGTCGGGCTCAGCCTCGACTTCTAA
- a CDS encoding histidine phosphatase family protein, translating into MRHGQPKLAATDKLSALDMKGWIEHYNRCEITQQPVPQASLQLAATARMIVSSNAPRALTSVQALGLKPALVDAFFSEAQLPYGRWKRPRLSPFTWAFILRVLWLCGYSPSVESAATARTRASTAAQRLQALTSTGPVLLLGHGFMNRLIARQLKAQGWTRQTPNGGSHYWSATVYRYGGG; encoded by the coding sequence ATGCGCCACGGCCAGCCAAAGCTGGCCGCCACCGACAAACTGTCCGCGCTCGATATGAAGGGCTGGATCGAACACTACAACCGCTGCGAAATCACCCAACAACCCGTCCCGCAGGCCAGCCTGCAACTCGCCGCCACCGCCAGGATGATTGTCTCCAGCAACGCGCCGCGGGCGCTGACCTCTGTCCAGGCGCTGGGCCTGAAACCCGCCCTGGTCGACGCGTTTTTCAGTGAAGCGCAACTGCCTTACGGACGCTGGAAACGGCCACGGCTATCGCCGTTTACCTGGGCATTTATCCTTCGGGTCCTGTGGTTGTGCGGTTACTCGCCCAGCGTCGAATCCGCCGCCACCGCAAGGACCCGCGCCAGCACCGCCGCGCAACGCCTTCAAGCCCTCACCAGCACTGGACCGGTTCTGCTGCTCGGCCATGGCTTCATGAACCGACTGATCGCCAGGCAACTGAAGGCACAGGGATGGACTCGCCAGACACCTAATGGCGGCAGCCACTATTGGAGTGCGACGGTGTATCGGTATGGTGGGGGTTAG